Part of the Halorhabdus utahensis DSM 12940 genome, AGCCTCTACGGCGGCGCGGGCGTCCCCCTCGATAGCGAGGGCGAACCGGTCTACCCCTGTCTCATCTGGATGGATCGCCGCGCGACCGACCAGGTCGAGTGGGTCAAGGAGAATGTCGACCTCGATCGGCTCTTCGAGATCACCGGCAACTACGTCGATTCGTATTACGGGTACACGAAGATCCGCTGGATCAAGGAACACGAGCCCGAGGTCTGGGACGACATCGAGAACTTCGTCCCGCCGAACAACTACGTCGAGTACGTCATGACCGACGAGCTGGCCGTCGATTACTCCTCGGCCGGCAACGTCGGCGGCGTCTTCGACATCCACGACCTGGCGTGGTCCGAGGAGGCCTGCGAGATGCTGGAGATCCCGATCGAGAAGTTCCCCGAACGGCTGGTTCCCACTGAGGAGATCGTCGGCGAGGTGACCGCCGATGCGGCCGAAGCGAGCGGGCTGCCGGAGGGAACGCCCGTCCTCGCTGGCGGCGTCGACGCGCCGATGGCGACGCTCGCCGCCGGTGCGTTCGAGGAGGGCGACAACGTGAGCATGATGGGCACCTCGACGTGCTGGGGGACCATCCACGAGGGTGCGGGCCTGGACCAGCAGCTCGTCTCGATGCCACACGTCGCCGAGGGCGAGGAAAAGATCTACACCTGGGGCGGGTCAGCCACGACTGGCGGGCTCATCGAGTGGTTCAAGGACGAGTTCGGCGGCCCCGAAGAGCAGGCCGGCGAACTCGTCGACGTCGATCCCTTCGAGTTGCTGAACATGAAAGCCGAAGAGATCCCGGCCGGCTCGGAGGGACTGGTCGCGCTGCCGTACTTCAAGGGTGAGCGCTCGCCCATCTGGGATCCGGACGCGCGCGGGATGTTCACCGGACTGTCGCTCTATCACGGCAAGTCCCACATGTACCGGGCGCTGATGGAGGCCGGCGGGTACAGCCTCCGGCACAACGTCGAGGTCGCCGAGGAGATCGGAATTCCGCTGAACGACGAGACCAGCGTCGTCGGCGGCGTTTCGAACTCCGAGCTCTGGATGCAGATCCTCGCGGACGTCACGGGCCGGCGGATGGAGGTGCCGGCCGGCGGCGTCGGCGCGCCGCTTGGCGACGCGCTGGTCGTCGGCGTCGGGACGGGACTGTTCGAGGACTACGACGTCGCCACCGAGTGGACCGAGACTGGTGAGGTGTACACGCCGGAGCCAGAGAACGTCGACACCTACGACGAGTACTACGACATCTACAAGCGACTCTATCAGAACACCAAAGACGAAATGCACGACCTCGCGCAGCTGTAGAGGCCCCTACGCTTCTCGCACCCAGACAGCCATCTCGCCGGGCTCGCGGTTGTCCCAGGCGTAGTAGGGGACGGCGGTGATCGACACGTTCTCCGTCGCAGTTTCGACAGCGGGCCGGTAGAGTTCATCGTCCCAGCCGTCGAGTGACGGCACCGTGGCCTCGCCGTCGAGGACGGTAACTCCGTCAAGCACGTCTTCGCGATGAGTCGCCGCGAAATCGGTCGTGGGATCGATCGCGTACTGGTGGAGCGGGCGGTCGTGATCGACGCCCTCCAGACAGTACACCAGCGGGCCGCGCGTCAGTGCCACGCGGCCGGCGTCGGCCGCGACGTCGGGGTGGGCTTCGAACACCTCGACGGACATCCCGAACTCGACGCTGATCTCGGCGTCGGCCCACTCCCGGTCGAGCGTGACGTACGTCGGCGCGTCCGCGGCGTCGACGGCCGTGTCGACCGCCTCGCCGTCGACCGCGATCGAGACATCCTCGGCCCAGCCGGGCACCCGGAGCCGGAGGGCGAACGTGGCTGGTTCCGCGGCGTCGATGTCGAGCGTGACGCTGCCCTCCCAGGGTAGATCGGAAACCTGGCTGATCGAGACGGCCGTCCCAGCGACCGATAGTTCGGCCCTCCCGCCGACGTACTGGTTGACGTAGAGCGCCTCGTCGTCGGTGGCGTAGAGATACCGTTCGAGCGAGGCGAGCAATCGCGCGACGTTCGGCGGACAGCACGCACAGTCGAACCACCCCTCCCGGTGGCTGTCACCGTCACTCGCGAGCGGGTTGTCGTAGAAGAACTCCCGCCCGTCGAGCGAGACGCCCGGCAGTACGGCATTATACAGCGTCCACTCGATCAGATCAGTGTACTTTGCGTCGCCAGTCGCTTCGAACAGGCGCTGGTTCCAGAAGATGCTCCCGATCGCCGCGCACGTCTCGGCGTAGGCCGTCTCGTTCGGCAGGTGATAATCGATCGTGAAGCGCTCGCCGGGGTGCTGGGAACCGATCCCACCGGTGACGTACATCCGTCGCGTCGTCATGTTCTCCCAGAGGTCATCGAGGTGGGCGAGCAGACCATCGTCGCCCGTCTCGGCGGCGACGTCGGTCGCGCCGGCGAAGTAGTACATCGCCCGGACGGCGTGGCCCTCGACGGCGTCCTGCTCCCGCAATGGGGCGTGGGCCTGGTTGTAACTCGCGTCGTACGGTTCGACCTCGGCGTCCTCCCACTCGTCGTTCTCCTCCGCAGCGTCGTCATTACCTCCCTCAGCGTCGTCATTGCCCTCCTCGGCGTCGCCATCGCTGTCGGCGTCTTCGTCGTCCGCCCCGATCTCACCGTCACCCTCCGCACCGCCCTCGTCGCCCTCCCACTCCTCGAGCGTCGCGATCTCCTCGCGGTGGTCGTTCTCCCACGCGAAGCGATCGGTCGTCCCGCGCACGTCGACGAAGTATGCCGCGAGGTCGCGATACCGGTCCTCGTCGGTCACGGCAGCGAGTTTGATCAGCGCGAGTTCGATCTCCTGGTGGCCCGGCGCGCCGTCGATCTGCTCGGGGAACATCTCGTCGACGTGATCGGCGAAGTCCCGCGCCACGTCGAGCAGGGTCTCCTTGCCGGTCGCGCGGTAGTGCGCGACCGCGGCCTCGATCAGGTGGCCCCCGCAGTACAGTTCGTGCATCGTGTTGAGGTTGCTCCAGCGTTTGTCGGGTACCTCCAGGTCGAAGTAGGTGTTGAGGTAGCCGTCGGCCCCCTGGGCATCGGCGATCAGATCGATCACCTCGTCGACGCGGGCTTCCAGGTCGTCGTCGTCCCGCGAGGCAAGGACGTAACTCGCCGCCTCGATCCACTTGTAGGCATCCGAATCCTGGAACCACATGCCGCTGTGCCCGCCGCGTTCGCCGTCGCGCACCCGCCGGAAATTGTCGAGGGTGCCCGCCGCCTCCAGTTGCTCGTACTGGTATTCGATCGTGACCTCGCGGTTGACCTCGCGTCGCGGCCGGAAGAACTCGTCGTCGATCGTGACGTCACCGATCGAGGGCGACTCCCGTGGGTCGTTCATGCTCTCGGCCAACACAGCGGACGGCAAAAACGCTTCCCACCGAGTCTGCCGAAACCACACGGAGGCGTCAGTATCAGGCGTCGAGGGTCAGCGCCACGACCGAACTCGCCGGGACCGTGACCTCGAACGTCCCGTCGCCGGTCGCCTCGACGTCGATCTCCTCGGGCGCGAACGCCGCCGCGTTGTCCTTCCGCGAGTACGCCTCGACGTCGGTGTCGGCGAACAGCACCGCGCTGTCGCGGACAGTTGCGCCATCGTCGTCGAGCGTAAGGGTGACGTCCTCGCTCTCCAGGGCCCGGTTCGACAGCGTCACATAGATCTCCTCGTCGTGCTCGGAGGCCGAGGCACTCACCAGCGGCACGTCGTATGGCTCGTCCTCGACCTCGTGGGCGTCGGTGTCGACCACCGTATCGAGGGCCGTCCCGCCGGCGTGGCCCTCGTAGAGGTCGAACACGTGATAGGTCGGGGTCGGCCAGGCGTCGTCCTCGTCGGTCTGGACCAGGCATTGCAGGACGTTGACCGTCTGGGCGATGTTCGCCATCGCGACGACGTCGGCCCGCTCGTGGAGGTCGTCGAAGACGCCGGCCGCCGAAATCGCGTCCCGGACCGTGTTCTCCTGTTCGAGGCCGTTGGTGTTGGTCGCCTCGGGGTGCCAGACGCCCCACTCGTCGACGACGATACTGATGTCGGATTCGGGGGCGTAGACCGACAGCGCGTCGACCGCATTGTCGACGTCACCCCCGACTTTGCGAGAGCGCGCGAGCAGTCGGAAGTACTCCTCGTCGTCGAAGTCCGTGTCGCTGCCCGCCTCGTAGTACCGGTGGACGGACATGTGCTCCATCAGGTCGTAGGGGCCTTCGGTGAAGCTCGCACACTCGTCGAGCGCGTCGAGGAATTTGCGGTTCCAGTCGTCGTGGATGTGCCCGACGGAGACGAGTTCGACGTCTTCCTCGCTCAGCAGGCCGTCGACGCTGCGGAGGTACGTGGCGAAGCGACGGAACTCCTCGGCGTATTGCTCCGGACTCATCCGGCCGCCACACCCCCAGTTCTCGTTGCCGACGCCCCAGAACTTCACGTCGTGAGGGTCGTCGCTGCCGTTTTCCGCACGGCGATTCGCGAGTTCGGTGTCGCCGTCGTAGTTACAGTACTCCAGCCAGTCGGCCGCCTCGCCGGGCGACCCGCTGCCGAGGTTGGCCGCGAGGTAGGGTTCGGCATCGAGCAGATCACAGACCCGCATGAACTCCTCCGTGCCGAACTCGTTGGGCTCTTCGGGGATGTCCGCACGTCCCTGCGTCCAGAAGGCGTTGCGGCGGGTCGGCCGCTCCTCGCGCGGGCCGATCCCGTCCTCCCAGTGGTAGTCGTCGGCGAAACAGCCGCCGGGCCACCGCAGGACAGGCATATCCAAATCCGCGAGAAGGTCGATCGTGTCCATGCGGACGCCGTCCTCGGTCGGGACCCGGTCGTCCTCACCGACCCACAGTCCGCCGTAAATGCACCGCCCGAGGTGCTCGGCGAAGTGGCCATAGAGGTTCGGGTCGATCTCGGCGATCGGTTCGCGCTGCTGGACGTGAATTGCAGAGCCCATAGCCTAGTCGAGCGGCCAATTCGTATTTATAAATTGTGTTCGAAGGAACGCAGCCGTCCGGCGGATTCGACGGGCGGTCCGTGGGGGGTTTCGACGGCGCGACACGGCGCGCCTCAGAGTCTCGCGACGAAGCCGCCGTGCTCGGCGACGGGGACCGACAGTGTCCCGCCCGGGGAGACATCCCGCTCGAACGCTTCGAGCCGGTCCCGGTCCCCTGCGTCGGTCGTGACGGTCGCCGTCGTCGAGGCGTCGAGGAACTCGAGATCGGGAAGGGATACCTCGACCGTCCGGGCGGGCCCGGCGGTGATCGACCCGATGAACCACTGCTCACCCCGCCGGCGGGCGAGCGTCGCCTCGCTTCCGGGATGACCGCCGAGGAAGACCGTCTCGTCCCACGCGGCGGGGACGGCCGCGAGCACGTCCTCGGCGAGCGGCTGGTCGGCGTAGGACTCGATGCTGTCGGCGAAGTGCTGGAGGCCCGACTCGTAGACGACCGACAGCGCGAGTTCGTGGCCCGCCGAGGTGAGTCGCCGCTCGGCCGAGAACGTGACCGGCGTGTAGTCCATCGGCCCCACCACGTTGCGGGTGAAGGGCAGGATGGTGTTGTGCTCGGGCGTGTTCGTGTCCCACTTGTAGTACTCAGCGCCGCGGACGCCCTCGTAGGTCATGATGTTGGGGTAGCGCCGCCGCAGGCCCGTCGGAACGGCCGAGCCGTGGAAGTTGACCGTGAGTTCGTATTCGGCGGCATCGGCGGCCAGATCAGCGTAGAACTGCATCCGCCCCTGGTCGTCGCTATCCATGAAGTCGACCTTGATCCCGGCGACGCCCCACTCGCTCCACCGGGATAGTCGCTGTTCACGCTTGCTCTCGGTGTTCAGATCGATGAAATTGGCCCAGAGTTCGACACCGATACCGCGCTCGTTGGCATACTCAACCAGGTCTGGGATCCACGCCTCATCCCACTCGAAGTCGACGAGGACGTACTCCCAGCCCCGCTCGGCAGCGTAGTCGACGTACTCCTGTTGGGTCTCGAGATCCCGCACTTGCGATCCGCTGGACCACCACGACCACGCGACGCGACCCGGTTCGACCCACTCGGGATCGAACGCCGGCCCCTCGATGAGGTCGGTCGGCAGCGTCGACTCGACGACGGTCGCGAGGTCGCCGACAATCGCGACACGCCACGGCGAGGTGACGGGGTCGTGGCCCCAGACGTGGGAGGTCGGACTCGCCTCGGGGAACGCGATGTCGACGCCGACCGGGTGGTCGTCGGCAGGGGTGAGTCGCCCGGCCATCCAGGTGCCGTCGACGCCGGCCTCAGCGATGAGTGCCCAGGACTCGCCGACGCGAAACAGTCCCGGGAGGTTGTACTCGCCCTCGAGGGCGGTCACGGGCGACTGGCAGCTGTGGCCCTCGTGGTTGGCCTGGTACTCCGATACCCAGGCGACTGCCCCGTCGGGGAACCGGAAGCCGGACTCGTCGCCGGGCAGGAGATACTGGTCGTGGTCGCCCTCGATGTGATACCGGTAGGCGACGCCGTCGGTCGCGACCCGGACCTGGAGGTCGACGGTCCCGCCGTCGCCCGCGAAGGTCAGCGTCGTCTCGGTCGCCAGATAGTGCGGGCTCGATTCCTTCCCGTGGGAGAGTTCGTAGGTCTCGTCGATCTCGGCTTGGGACTGCTCGCGCAGAGCGAAGTCGTCCGGGAACTGACCGTACGGCGTTCTGATGCCATACGGCGATGGATCGAGCACGCGAGTGCCGTCGTGGTTGAGCGAGATCGTCCCGTCAGGATCGACCTCGGCGGTGAGTTCGCCGGTCGGATCGGTGATCGTGACCATGCCCGCGGGGTTCACTCGACGGGATAATGAATCAGGGGGTGACGCGGTCGGGCGAAGGGTGGGCAACGCGGCCGGCCGCGTTCGTCCGCTCCCATCGATCATTTTTTACTCGCGGTCGTCCGATCTGTGACTATCTATGTCACCCATCCCGCACGGAACGGACTTCGATGACCTGGAAGTATGGTTCCTCACCGGGAGCCAGCACCTCTACGGCGAGGAGACGCTCGACCTCGTCGCGGAAGACGCTCGCGAGGTCGCCGCCGGACTCGACGATGACGACCGGATCCCGGTCAGCGTCGAATTCAAGTCAGTCCTGACGACGGCCGACGCCATCGAGTCGGTCGTCAGAGAAGCCAACGCCAGCGAGGACTGCATCGGCCTCATCACCTGGATGCACACCTTCTCGCCGGCGAAGATGTGGATCCGTGGCCTGCAGGCGCTGGACGTCCCCTTCGTCCACCTCCACACCCAGTTCAACCGCGAGTTGCCCTACGACGAGATCGACATGGACTTCATGAACGCCAATCAGTCCGCCCACGGCGGCCGCGAGTTCGGCCACATCGTCTCGCGACTCGACATCGACCGGAAGGTCGTCGTCGGCCACTGGGAAGACGACGACGTCCGCGAGCAACTCGACACCTGGGCTCGCGCGGCTGCCGCACGTCACGAACTCCGGGGCGCGAAGATCGCCCGCTTCGGCGACAACATGCGCGACGTCGCCGTCACCGAGGGCGACAAAGTGTCCGCCCAGATGGCCTTCGGCGCGAGCGTCGACGGCTACGGCCTCGGCGACCTCGTCGAATTCGTCGAGGACGTCACCGAGAGCGAGATCGACGATCTCCTCGAGGAGTACGACCAGCAGTACGAACTCGCAGCCGAACTCCAGGCCGACGGCGACCGACGCGATTCGCTCAGAGAGGCCGCACGCATCGAACTCGGAATCAGAGCCTTCCTCGAGGACGGCGAGTTCGTCGGCTTCACCACCACCTTCGAGAACCTGACCGGCCTGTCCCAGCTCCCCGGCCTCGCAGTCCAGCGGCTGATGGCCGACGGCTACGGCTTCGGCCCGGAGGGCGACTGGAAGTCGGCGCTGTTGACCCGGGCGATGAAAGTCATGGGCCAGGGAC contains:
- a CDS encoding FGGY-family carbohydrate kinase, with amino-acid sequence MDGQYLVGTDIGTNSTKTILVSPEGEVLGTGNAGYEVEQPEPSWAQQWPDVWVEATYDSIQQAIDEAEVDPSEIRGISISSLYGGAGVPLDSEGEPVYPCLIWMDRRATDQVEWVKENVDLDRLFEITGNYVDSYYGYTKIRWIKEHEPEVWDDIENFVPPNNYVEYVMTDELAVDYSSAGNVGGVFDIHDLAWSEEACEMLEIPIEKFPERLVPTEEIVGEVTADAAEASGLPEGTPVLAGGVDAPMATLAAGAFEEGDNVSMMGTSTCWGTIHEGAGLDQQLVSMPHVAEGEEKIYTWGGSATTGGLIEWFKDEFGGPEEQAGELVDVDPFELLNMKAEEIPAGSEGLVALPYFKGERSPIWDPDARGMFTGLSLYHGKSHMYRALMEAGGYSLRHNVEVAEEIGIPLNDETSVVGGVSNSELWMQILADVTGRRMEVPAGGVGAPLGDALVVGVGTGLFEDYDVATEWTETGEVYTPEPENVDTYDEYYDIYKRLYQNTKDEMHDLAQL
- a CDS encoding glycoside hydrolase family 127 protein — its product is MNDPRESPSIGDVTIDDEFFRPRREVNREVTIEYQYEQLEAAGTLDNFRRVRDGERGGHSGMWFQDSDAYKWIEAASYVLASRDDDDLEARVDEVIDLIADAQGADGYLNTYFDLEVPDKRWSNLNTMHELYCGGHLIEAAVAHYRATGKETLLDVARDFADHVDEMFPEQIDGAPGHQEIELALIKLAAVTDEDRYRDLAAYFVDVRGTTDRFAWENDHREEIATLEEWEGDEGGAEGDGEIGADDEDADSDGDAEEGNDDAEGGNDDAAEENDEWEDAEVEPYDASYNQAHAPLREQDAVEGHAVRAMYYFAGATDVAAETGDDGLLAHLDDLWENMTTRRMYVTGGIGSQHPGERFTIDYHLPNETAYAETCAAIGSIFWNQRLFEATGDAKYTDLIEWTLYNAVLPGVSLDGREFFYDNPLASDGDSHREGWFDCACCPPNVARLLASLERYLYATDDEALYVNQYVGGRAELSVAGTAVSISQVSDLPWEGSVTLDIDAAEPATFALRLRVPGWAEDVSIAVDGEAVDTAVDAADAPTYVTLDREWADAEISVEFGMSVEVFEAHPDVAADAGRVALTRGPLVYCLEGVDHDRPLHQYAIDPTTDFAATHREDVLDGVTVLDGEATVPSLDGWDDELYRPAVETATENVSITAVPYYAWDNREPGEMAVWVREA
- a CDS encoding alpha-N-arabinofuranosidase — translated: MGSAIHVQQREPIAEIDPNLYGHFAEHLGRCIYGGLWVGEDDRVPTEDGVRMDTIDLLADLDMPVLRWPGGCFADDYHWEDGIGPREERPTRRNAFWTQGRADIPEEPNEFGTEEFMRVCDLLDAEPYLAANLGSGSPGEAADWLEYCNYDGDTELANRRAENGSDDPHDVKFWGVGNENWGCGGRMSPEQYAEEFRRFATYLRSVDGLLSEEDVELVSVGHIHDDWNRKFLDALDECASFTEGPYDLMEHMSVHRYYEAGSDTDFDDEEYFRLLARSRKVGGDVDNAVDALSVYAPESDISIVVDEWGVWHPEATNTNGLEQENTVRDAISAAGVFDDLHERADVVAMANIAQTVNVLQCLVQTDEDDAWPTPTYHVFDLYEGHAGGTALDTVVDTDAHEVEDEPYDVPLVSASASEHDEEIYVTLSNRALESEDVTLTLDDDGATVRDSAVLFADTDVEAYSRKDNAAAFAPEEIDVEATGDGTFEVTVPASSVVALTLDA
- a CDS encoding glycoside hydrolase family 97 protein — its product is MVTITDPTGELTAEVDPDGTISLNHDGTRVLDPSPYGIRTPYGQFPDDFALREQSQAEIDETYELSHGKESSPHYLATETTLTFAGDGGTVDLQVRVATDGVAYRYHIEGDHDQYLLPGDESGFRFPDGAVAWVSEYQANHEGHSCQSPVTALEGEYNLPGLFRVGESWALIAEAGVDGTWMAGRLTPADDHPVGVDIAFPEASPTSHVWGHDPVTSPWRVAIVGDLATVVESTLPTDLIEGPAFDPEWVEPGRVAWSWWSSGSQVRDLETQQEYVDYAAERGWEYVLVDFEWDEAWIPDLVEYANERGIGVELWANFIDLNTESKREQRLSRWSEWGVAGIKVDFMDSDDQGRMQFYADLAADAAEYELTVNFHGSAVPTGLRRRYPNIMTYEGVRGAEYYKWDTNTPEHNTILPFTRNVVGPMDYTPVTFSAERRLTSAGHELALSVVYESGLQHFADSIESYADQPLAEDVLAAVPAAWDETVFLGGHPGSEATLARRRGEQWFIGSITAGPARTVEVSLPDLEFLDASTTATVTTDAGDRDRLEAFERDVSPGGTLSVPVAEHGGFVARL
- the araA gene encoding L-arabinose isomerase is translated as MSPIPHGTDFDDLEVWFLTGSQHLYGEETLDLVAEDAREVAAGLDDDDRIPVSVEFKSVLTTADAIESVVREANASEDCIGLITWMHTFSPAKMWIRGLQALDVPFVHLHTQFNRELPYDEIDMDFMNANQSAHGGREFGHIVSRLDIDRKVVVGHWEDDDVREQLDTWARAAAARHELRGAKIARFGDNMRDVAVTEGDKVSAQMAFGASVDGYGLGDLVEFVEDVTESEIDDLLEEYDQQYELAAELQADGDRRDSLREAARIELGIRAFLEDGEFVGFTTTFENLTGLSQLPGLAVQRLMADGYGFGPEGDWKSALLTRAMKVMGQGLNGGTSLMEHYTYDLTEGDEKVLGAHMLEICESIAGEQPRLEIHPLDIGGKADPVRAVFDADTGPAINASLVDMGDRFRLITNDVESVGPDEPLPELPVARAVWKPEPDFETAIEAWIKAGGAHHTGYSQAVTNEHLEDFASMTGIEHLHVGADTDIADVERKLS